TCCAACGGAGGATACGGGGCATGGACCTGGACCTCTGGCATGGCCTGCGGTGCTGCCTCAGCAGCCCCATCGGCTGGCACGGCCACAGGCACCGCAAGGTCCTGTGGCAATTCCAGGTCCTCTTCCAAAGCCTCTGGCAGCAGGGCAGTGTCTGCAAAATCTTCCGCGTAGGGCAGCTCGTAGCCGCCTGGCAATGGCACAGGTGCCTGGGCAACCTGTGCAGCAGCAGCCTCAGGGACAGCCGCGGGCACGGGGGCACGCGTACCCTGAAGCACCAGCGCCAACATATCGGCCGACAGGATGCGGCTTTCCTGCCGCTCGACGATCACAGGCCGAACTGGCACGGGCGGTGGAACCGGGGTCGAAACCTGGGGCGGATTCCGGGGAGTGGGCGCAGCAGGTGCACCACCCCATGCAAACGGAGCCAACGGCTCCAAACCCAGCTCTGTGCCTTGCAGGTGCCCATCGCGGTCACCCGCTGGGGCTGCGGCGAGAAAGGCCGGCGGCACAGGATCGGGAACCGCCAGCACCTCTGGCAAAGGGGCCGGCGCCCGGGCTGGGCTGCTGGGCGGGGCAAAAGGGGCTGCAGCTGCAGGGGCCTGCGGCTTGGCCACGGCGGCCCCTCTGGCGGCGACTGACGCCGATGCGGGGGGAGCCCCCCAGGCCCTGGTCGACTCATCCGCACGCGCCACTGGCTGGGGCGGTGGGCGCACATCGGTCAGAGAGACATCGGGCAGCAACGCTGGCGGCGGAGCGGGCATCAGAAACTCGGAGGCGTCAAACACCTCGGCGCAATTGCCGCAACGCACCCAGCCTTCAGAAATGCGCAGCTGATCCGCGACCACTTTGAACTGGGTCGAGCAGGCCGGGCAGCGTGTAATCTGGCTCATCTGCAATGGATTGTAGAGCGCACACCCCGCAGCCTGCGGGGCCTGCAGGCACAGATCAACGGCTGGCCGTCATCAAGATCC
This Acidovorax sp. 106 DNA region includes the following protein-coding sequences:
- a CDS encoding zinc-ribbon and DUF3426 domain-containing protein, which codes for MSQITRCPACSTQFKVVADQLRISEGWVRCGNCAEVFDASEFLMPAPPPALLPDVSLTDVRPPPQPVARADESTRAWGAPPASASVAARGAAVAKPQAPAAAAPFAPPSSPARAPAPLPEVLAVPDPVPPAFLAAAPAGDRDGHLQGTELGLEPLAPFAWGGAPAAPTPRNPPQVSTPVPPPVPVRPVIVERQESRILSADMLALVLQGTRAPVPAAVPEAAAAQVAQAPVPLPGGYELPYAEDFADTALLPEALEEDLELPQDLAVPVAVPADGAAEAAPQAMPEVQVHAPYPPLDLPAKPDPSAQQAVKVSAVDAAQGQPTERLERLQGDAGNAGRAKKQPLEAADGGEGQDVVDGVDGGVVPALALPSVAFPSVSTDSERKEPPAPSSAPAELLEDAAGDDEATADAMPTEDVSFVKAAHRRAFWRKPLVRVALVAVSLGLLAVLAGQVAVHERNRLAAMEPRLRPALLALCEPLECALAPQRQISDVVIDSSSFNKARGDSYVLAITMKSRATLPLEMPAVELTLTDAQDQPVLRRVLLPSEMSAPQELPAGGEWNAAVSVLVTTGGARVAGYRLLAFYP